CGGCGGATGACACAACGGGAGAGGCGCCACCCCCTACAGGGGGCGTCGGGTCAGCCGGTGCTTTTGGGTTTGGTTCAGAGCTACCTGAGCTGTTGCCGCCGACTACCGAAGTGATCTGGCAGTCGATGCCGATCGTCTTGTGGATGGCCTGGCGAAGGTTTTCGGCATGGTCTGCTCGGCTGAAAGCGCTCGCAAGGCCGTCAGTGCTGAAAGCCAGAGTCAGGAGTTGGCCGTCGAACTGCGCCACCTGTGCGTTCGCTCCAACCAGAGCCCAGCTGCTGCGCTTGATCTTGGTCAGCGTCTGGAGGATCTCGGGCCAAGCCCGCCGGATCACCTCGACATCGGCGCCCCCGGTGGCGGGCCGAGAGGGCTGTGCGGGCGCTGGCGGTGGTGCGGGGGCTGACGCCTGGGCCCGGGCAGGCTCGGGCGTTTGGCGTGGCTCGGGCGTTTGAGCTGGTGCGGCGGGGGACTGGGTACGGTCCTGATCTGCCGCTGGCTGAGCGGATGGCGCCTGGGCAACGGGGCGCGCCGCAGGAGCTTGGGCAGGAAGCTGACTGGGAGCTTGGGCAGCTTGTTCGGGAGTCGGACGGTTGGACTGTTGCCTGGATTCATCCACGGGCCAGTCAGTAGTGGAGACCCGCGGCGGTGTCAGTTGTTCCCTGGGCGGTTCGCCGGAGGAAGGCGAACGGCCGGGCGCCGGAGCCTCAGCGACCTCGGCTGGCAAGGGCGCCGGTGGCACGAGTGCCGGTGCGGCGGGAGCGGGACTGGCGGCCGACGTCGGGCGTTCCACTGCTTGATCCACTGCTTGATCCGCTGCGCGGACGGTCGGCGCGGCGGAAGGAGAAAGAACCGCAGCGACTTCCGCCGCTGTCTGGGCTTCAGCGGGAGGAAGCCCCCCGCCGTAGTTGAGGCGGCGTTCGACGCGGTCGATCCGGGCCGCGATGCCACGTTCGGTCTGCTCGGAACTGGGCAGCAGGATGCGGGCGCAGAGCAGTTCGAGATGCAGCCGTGGCGAGGTGGCGCCGGTCATCTCAGTGAGTGCGGTGTTAGTGACGTCGGCGGCACGGGAAAGCTCAGCGGCACCGAGGTTGTTGGCCTGGCTCCGCATGCGGGCGATCTGGTCCGCCGGCATGCCGCGGAGGATGGCTTGGGCGCTTTCCGGCATGGCTTGGACAATGATGAGGTCGCGGAACCGCTCCAGCAGGTCCTCGACGAAGCGTCGGGGATCGTGTCCGGTTTGGATGACACGGTCCACGGCTCGGAAGACCGTGGCGGAATCGGACGCGGCGATTGCCTCGACGACGTCGTCGAGCAGTGAAGCGTGGGTGTATCCAAGCAGCGCGACAGCGAGTTCATAGTCCAGGCCGTTGGGTCCGGCGCCGGCCATGAGCTGGTCAAGCACGGAGAGGGAATCGCGCACAGAGCCGCCGCCGGCCCGGATGACGAGGGAGAGTACGCCGGGAGCTACGGGCACGTTCTCCTGTTGGCAGAGAAGCTCGAGGTACTGCATCAAGGGCTCGGGCGGCACCAGCCGGAAGGGGTAGTGGTGCGTGCGTGAGCGGATGGTGCCGATGACCTTGTCCGGCTCCGTGGTGGCGAAGATGAATTTGATGTGTTCCGGCGGCTCTTCGACGATCTTCAGCAGCGCATTGAAGCCGGCAGAGGTGACCATGTGGGCTTCGTCAATGATGAAGATCTTGTAGCGGTCGCGGACCGGGGCGAAGGTGGCGCGTTCGCGGAGATCGCGGGCGTCGTCCACGCCACCGTGGCTGGCGGCGTCGATCTCGATGACGTCGAGCGAGCCGGAGCCGCCTCGGGCCAGCTCAACGCAGCTGTTGCATTTGCCGCAAGGAGTGTCCGTGGGGCCTTCGGCGCAATTGAGGCAGCGGGCAAGGATGCGGGCGGAGGTGGTTTTTCCGCAGCCGCGCGGGCCGGAGAAGAGGTAGGCGTGGTTGACCCGGTTTTTGCGCAGGGCCGTCATGAGCGGCTCGGTGACGTGTTCCTGCCCGATAACGTCCGCGAAAGAATCGGGGCGATATCTGCGGTAAAGAGCAGTAGTAACAGTCACAGGGGAAACCTACCTATAGGGACTGACATTTAAATAAGAGACCCCTCATGCACCCGCCAGAGCCCATCTACCCTTGCTACCTTCCGGTCCTGGGGGAGTTCAACAGGATGACGCCACATGAGGGGCCGTCGACAAGCTTACCCGATGTTTTCGAGCCCTCCGAATTTGCGGACATGCGCCCTCCGAGAGCCAAGAAATGGACATGTCCCCCTCGGTGCTTGGTGGTTCCAAGGGACATGTCCCTTGTGTGAGCCAAGGACTGGACATGTTGGGATTGTGTCCAGTGCTCGTGTGTATGGGAGGGCATGTCCAGTGGGTTAGCGCCAACCGTTCACTGGCCACGTCATGAATGCAGGCTCCTCATAAGGGTGGGCTGAACGCAGGGCCTGCACTACGGCGTCGAGCATGTCCGCTTCAACTACGCACTCGATCCGGATTTCCTGCACGGTCTCGCCTTGCCCCACGGCTCCCACGAACGGCTGTGCCCCTGGCAATGGAGTGAAGCGTCCTGTGCCGGGAGTGGTGAAGGAGCAATGCGAATAGTCGCCGATTCTGCCCGCCCCGGCATCGCCGATCGCGGCCAGCAAGGTCTCGCTGTGTGACACCGGAACGTAGACGACGAGGGCGTGTAGCTGGCTCATGACACCATCCTCCCAGCGGCCGCCCAAAAACAGGTCAAAGGATGGTTTCCAATCTCCATTGCCAAACCGCTGAACGCAGCGGACTATGGGTATGTACACCGATTGGGGCAATCTCAAGATTGTGAGCTGCAGGGCCTGGTTTCAGGGGCTGGACCCAGCTGCTCAACGGAGTGCCGGAGGAATGGACGCATTGGGGGCGTCCATTTTTACGTTTAAGCGCAGGGCGGGCGGCTCTGCACCATGAAAGTCCCGATTGGGCGATGCTGAAATTCTCGGGTACAGTGGAGTCTGCTTTTGATTCAGAAGCATGGAGAATTCGCCTAGCGGCCTATGGCGCACGCCTGGAACGCGTGTTGGGTTAACGCCCTCGGGGGTTCAAATCCCCCATTCTCCGCCAGAAGTGCCCCGGAATCTCGCGGATTCCGGGGCATCTTTTTTGTCTTGTTGACGAAACCCCGGATTTTGTTGACAGACCTGCGCCCTATGATGGGCGACATGGCAAGCATCCGAGAACGGTCGAGGGCAGACGGCAGCATCAAGCATGAAGTGCTCTGGCGCGATTCGGACACCGGCAAGCAGACCTCGTACGGTCTGTCTAGCTCGGAAGAAGCGCTTCGCTTCAAGAGGCTCATTGAAGCCAACGGAAACTCCCTCACTGCAGTGGAAGAGATCCTGCAAAAGATCAGCATCGGCGGCCCGACCGTCGCCGAGAACATGCAACGGCACATCGAACTACTGACGAGTGCCGGGCCGGACCAGATCAAACGCTATGGATCTGCTATCAAAAACCACTTCAGCGGACGCCTGGGGAAGTTGCCCGTGGCTGCGGTCGAGCATGAGGACGTCGTCATGTGGATCAAGTACATGCAGGGAAAGACCTACAAAGGCGAACCGTTGTCGGCCAAGACGATCGCGAACCATCACGGGCTCCTGTCGGCGTCCATGGAGACGGCAATGCGGCTTAAGCACCGCACCGACAACCCATGCCGGGGGATCAAGCTCCCGAAGGACACTGCCACCGAAGAGAAGATGTACTTCATGACAGCGCAAGCATCCCTTGCGGTCGTGAACTCTCACCCAGATCGCTATCAGGTCTTCGTATCCTGCCTACGTGCGACCGGGGCGCGCTTCGGAGAAGTGACCGCTTTCTATGCGGATGACTTTGACCTCAATGGCGCAGCGCCGTCCGTGCGGGTGGAGCGAGCTTGGAAGCGCGACGAGAATAACCGGTTCTACATCGGACCGCCCAAGACGAAGAAGTCTCGACGTACGATCAGTCTGCCGCCGTCGTTCGTGAAGGACGTCCGCCCCCTTGTGGAGGCTACCGATCCGGGCCAGCACGTGTTCCACACCACTTACGGGGGCCCGATCCGGCACTCGACATTCTGGCAGTTCTGGAACGACGCCATCGAGACGCTCAAATATCCGAAGGATGACAGGCCGCGCATTCACGACATGCGCCACACTCATGCTTCGCTGATGCTCGCAGGGGGCATGAGTATCTATGAACTGTCGAGAAGGCTGGGTCACGAGAGCATCCAAACCACGATCGACCGGTATTCACACCTCGTGCCGGACGCCCACTTCCGGGCAATCGACATTGCAGAGAAAGCGCTTGAGGCATAGAGGGCTGGATGCCGTCAGCCCATCTGGTCTAGTGAGGATTTGGGTGAGCCTCTGTCAGTCACGACATCGATTGTTCGACTGGATAGGCAAGCCGCGGTCGGTTTGGAAATAGACTCACTTGGTGGATGAAAAGAGCATCATCGAAGCGGTGGGTGACCGGGAGACGGGTCAGGGCGAAGGAACGAGTGTCGATCCGTCCAAGGCTCTGATGCCGGGCCAATGGCTTTACGCTCTGTCCTCAGAAGAAGAACTGGCGCCCAGCGGCCGCCCGGGAATCGCCTACAACCTTGTGCGCCCTTTAAAGCCGGGGGAGCGCGAGGAACTCGATAGGGCCATCCGAAGCGTCACGAACATAGTCCAGGGCTTCATGGTGTACATACGTCAGGCGTTGAACGACCTTGGCGAAAGCATTCAGCGGGTCTTCTCGGAGCATGCCAGCATGTCAGGAGACGTCAATAGCCGCCGGATCGAACTTGAGTACCGGATGCTTAACGTTTGTGCCGCTATCCGAATGTATGAGGAACACACTTACTCGGAGATCGATCGCAAGTATGGTCCCAATTCCTCACAACGAATAGCCGCCAAGGTGGTGTTCACCCAAACTTACGACAAGTCTCTGGAATATCGGATTCTTTACTACCTCAGGAACGCGATGACCCACGGCTCTAGGAATCTCATTTCTTTTGCCTTCAGTGCAACTTCCAATCCGGGCGAAGATCCCAGTTTTACCTTGCAACTACCTCTTCAGAGGGACAAGTTCTTTGCCTCCAATGCCAAGGCAACTGTCCGTCAAGAAGTCCAGGCTATGTCCGAGGACCCAGACACTCTGTCCATGTGTTTTTCGGTACTGGCGACCATGACGGATCTGAATCACCAATTGACGCCGATTCTCGAACCTGATCTGTTGGACCACGTCGTAACCCTGGCACATTTGATTAACGAAGCCGCCGCGGTAAGGGGTTACCCCGCGTACGGATCGCTAGCCGTGCCGCTAGTAACTACCCCCGACGTCGACGACAAAGTCGATATCACCCTCTCGATCCTTCCTCTTCCCGAACCGGTCAGAGATTTTGTCGTTGCAGTCGTCAATTCCGACAAGCGGTAGGCCGAAGGACATATAGTGTTTTGCCCAGCTCACCTCAGCGGCAGTGAATGGTTATCCGGATGGCTGCCACCTTCGATTATGTCTCGTTCGGCGTTCCCTGCCCCTCGTCTTTGCCGCTCTCGGTCTTGTTTTCCGTTTCGAGGTCGTCCAACACGTGCTTTATGAGGGCCTCGGGAGTCGCGACCGAGTCGAGCGACTCCTTCAGAGCGGCCAAGTCCGCCGAGGCCACCCAGGTCCTCGCCAAGAGGTCGCCGAATCGACCACTGTCTGGACCGGTTGCGTGGGAGGCGCTCCATCGTTTGAGTTGCACTTCCAAGTCGGACCTGGAGTGTTTGAAAAGCGAGTCGCGCCATTCATGGATAGACGCCAGCGACCGCTGCATCCGGGTTAGCTCTTGCACCGACTGCAGGATGTCAGCAATCCCGCGTTCGACTGCGCTACCAGCTGACATGGATCGCACGTCCAGGGTCGTCGCGATTGGGCTGTCGACGACCCCCTTGTTGAGAGCTTGGTCGAGTCCGGCTGCAATGGCCGCACGGCAATCGTCGGCGCTACCAAGGTCCGTGTGATCGAAGAATATGGTTCGCATGTTCGCAATGTCGAAAGGTAGCTTGCATCCCTTCTCTGCGATGAGAACCAGCGGAAGCCGGGCTGTGTGTCGAACGGCTACCTCATAGAAGACGTTTGGGTTGAGCCCAGTGAGGTCGGCAACGGCTGCTCGTGCATTCAGCACATGATCAATGACTTGAAGATTGATCTGTCCGGGATCAGCGATCTGGTCAGCTCGGACAGCCGAAAGGCCGACTTCCTCGGCAGCTTTGTTGACGATGTACCTCAAGATTCCATCTGATCGTTTCCGGGTTTCCGAGCCTTCCTCCCCTATCGGGGTAATGAAGAAGCACTCGCTTTCGAAGGGCGGCAAGTTTGCGTTCATGTAAGCACCTTGAGTCTGCTGGCGGATGACGATGCCAAAGCATAGCCGGTTCACCGTCTACGGCGAAGCCCTTGTGGACTGATCTAATGTTGACATCAGGCAGCAGCCACAGCCCTGAGCAGTCCGCTGCTGTCACTATGACCGAGGTTCTCGATCTTGTGCGACGCTGCAGCGGTCGACGCACTGGAGCGACGCACGACTCATGATCGTGAGGTCGGGAGATCGAGCCTCCCCACCGCTACCAAATAAGACCCCCGGAATCCGCAAGATTCCGGGGTTTTCCTCGTTTCCAGAGCTAGTCGATCGACGCCAAGGTGTAGCTACTCCTGTAGCTACGCGCCACACGCGGCCATCGGATGACAGATGGGGACGCAGGGCGCCTGGAATTCAAACGCCGCCGGCACATTCAGCCATGTCGCTGAGGCGGCCGCGACCCACGCAGAAGCCCTCGCTGCGGCCCGAGCAAAGGTATCCGAGGGCAGCCTGTGTTCGCGATCCGCACGACCCTGAATGACCCTTCGGGAAATGATGACATTCCAGCGAATTCGAAAAGAACTCTGAGTGTTAGCCAAGCGAACGCTGGACGTTTGCCGTAAAGATTTCGTAAAGACAGTGCCAAAAAGCGAGAGCTGGCTCTGATCTGGCGATAGTTTTGGTTGCGCCGGCATCTGAGACTTACCCCCAATTCACAGGTGGCGTGCAATTCGAAAGATGGGCCGCCGCCTGAGGTTTCCCCCAATTCTCAGGTGGCGGCTTTCGAAGATGTCCCGGACTTAGACTATTGCGGTGGAAGTTACCTGCACCATCGAAGCACCGGACGGCGGCTTCAGCTATGTCACCGAGACTGCCTCAACCTATGACGAAGGACTAAACGCTGCCCGAGCCAAGGTGCCCGACGGCAGCCGCATGATTGCGATCCGCACGGTCGAATGAGCCAGGCCTGACACCACTAATCGTCTGCGGCATTATGAAGTCATGTGCGGACGCTACGTTGTTTCGAAATCTACTGCTGACCTGATGGCTGCCTTCGACGTCCATGAGTCCTACGTCGATGAGCTTAAACCTTCCTACAATGTGGCGCCGACTGACGCGGTCCCGTTGATCCTGGACCGTAGCTCCGGGGAAGGTGAGCCTGTGACGAGGAAGCTGGTCACGGCTCGCTGGGGCTTGGTGCCGTCGTGGGCGAAAGATCCCAAAGGCGGTGCGCGACTCATCAACGCTCGGGTGGAAACCGTCACCGAGAAGCCGTCCTTCCGCAAAGCAGTCTCGGCGCGACGCGGGTTGCTCGTCGGCGACGGGTATTACGAGTGGGAGAAGAAACCCGGCGGCGGGAAGATCCCGACCTATCTGCACGACGCCGATGACCAGATCCTCGCCTTCGCGGCATTGTTCGAGAACTGGCCGGATCCGGCGTTGCCGGACGGACACCCTGAGAAGTGGTTGCGGACGGCCACGATCATCACGACGGCGGCCTCAGACGCGCTCGGCCACATCCATGACCGCACACCGCTCATTGTCCCGGCGGAAATGTTCTCGGACTGGCTCGACCCTGAAACGACGTCCGAGGCTGACGTCCGAGCTTTGCTCGACTCGATGCCCGAACCCCACCTCGTACCCCGAGTGGTGAGCGACAAGGTCAACTACGTGCGGAACAACGGCCCCGAACTGATCGAGGCGGCGGCATGAACGACGACGACGGCGTGACGGGCCAGCGGCAGTCGAAAGCGTTTGAGCTCGAAGCCAAGCACATAGCGCTGCTGAGTCCGTCCATGGGTGGTCCGCGGCGCAAGTCGCCCCAAAAGCCAAGGAAGCCACCGCCGCCGAAGGTGGATCCACCGGAACTCTTGATACCAGTCAGCGAGATGACAGCGGAGAGGTGGGCCGCTTGGGACTGGCCGGCCGATCACCTCATGCTGCCATGGGACAAACGAAAAGTAGCGTTAATCCTTTGGCGCAGGGACGGAAATATTTGCCAAGTCTGCGGGCTGAAAGTGGATATCTCACTCCGGAAGAGTCACCCCGGCATGGCCAGCTGCGACCACATCATCCCGTTGCGCCGGTACGAAGCGAAATATGACACCCAGCACCTGAATGTGTGGGGGAACGTGAAGCTGGCGCATCTCTATTGCAACACGGCGCACGCCGATTTCGACGCCCGGTTTATCGCCGTGGAGGACTATCGAACCATGCTAAGGGCGGCGACCGCCAGGTTCGAAAGTACGGGATCTTGCCCGCCCCCGAGGACTGCGATGCTCGGAATCGACGCACCCCTCCTGACTCCTGCATGGGAGGCCGAACTTCTCCACGGCCGCCCGACCGGGACATTCGGCGAAGAATGGAGCGACACGCGGACCGAGGCTTGACCGGAGTGTTCGAGGTGAGCTCCCTATTCGATGTCTGCCTGCGGTGACAGACTCGGGCTGTGGAGGAAAAGAAGTTCTGGCAGCCGCCGCGTGCGCATCGGCCGATGCCTGTGGTGCCGCCGGTGGATCCTGCGGCGTTAGAAGGCGCGACGAGGCCCGAGGAGCCGCTGCCTGTGTTCGTGATGCTGGACTACAACAACGGACAAAGCCACGAGGTGCCAGCATTCGCATACGGGTGGACGAAGGTGCACGTGCTGGTGTCAGTGCCCTGGCCGATGGACTACTACGAGGGCCGCAAGGAAGTCTGGGTGGAAGCATCCAGGGTGCGCCGACGGACCATCGACCCGAGAATGCGTTAAACAAAAGAACAGCCCTCACCATCCGAAGATGGGGTCACTGGCAACCTGGCTGGCCCGAGTAACGCGCCCACGACTTCACACCAGCCCTCGTCTTCCGCATCGCACCTAGACTTCTCAAATGGGAAAGATCTGGACCGTAGTCTTCGGCATTGGATTCGCGCTAGGCGCGGTCATTTGTTACCTGTTCCAAGCCGTGGTCGGGGCATCCACGCGCCCGGATCCAAACGTGAGCCTTAAGGACTGGCTGACCGTCATTCTTGCGGGCTCGGCCCTAATCGTGTCCCTCGCCGCCCTTTCATTCAATCGTAGGAAGGCAAAACAGGACACATTCCTTTCGATCCACGACAAATTGATTGCGTTGGATCTCCAAGAAGGGCGCCGCCTACTCTTCGAAAAGATCAACTCCCCCGAGGACGCCGACCGGTTGCTCCAAGAAGACATTGCGAGCTATCACAAAATCAACAGAGCCCTCGCCATGTACGACGTGCTTGGACTCTATGTGAAGCGGCGGTATGTCGTGAAAAGTTGGGTTTTGGAGGAATGGGGGCCAGGCCTGGCTAAGGCTCGTGTTCCGGGAAAGCATTTCATAGCCCATCGCACCAAACAGGGCGTACCGTCCAGTTGGAAGAACTTTGACAGCCTAAGCCTGGACGCGCTCACCGGAAGCCCGAAGAACAAGATTCAATGAGTGCAAGTCCATCCGCGCTCAAGTACAGGCGGTGCACCGAGGGTTTTGCTGTTCGCTCTGGAGCAGTGCAGAGTTGGCCCATGATATTTCGACGTCGGCGGCACAATCGCTCGAATGTTGCACCGAGCACATGGACTGAAGAACATGCCAAGTCCTTGTTCACTTATGAAATGCTCCTGCAGCGCGAAATGGAACAGGACTCGATGCTGTGGCAGACGCCGACTCTCGCGCTTACCGCGCAAGCTTTCCTGTTGACGATCGCCTTGAACAAGGACTCGTCTGCACCTGCCGTCTTCGTTTCCGCCGGGCTTGGAGTTCTCGTCGCATTGCTCTCCTTGCAGCTCATGGCAAAACATCGATTCCTCAACGAGCTGGACCGCGCACAGCTCCACCGGATCGAAGATGACTTGACCATTCCGCACATCAGCCGGCGCTCGTACTTCTACGCAGAGGGGGTATATCGGGTGCCTGATGAACTGGCAGGCAAGCATCGAGGAGCCCCAACTAACGAAGGGTTCTTGCAACGGGTGAGCAGCTATTCATTCTGGGTTCGCGGCCTCTGGCTATTCGCCCTGGTCAACGTCGGCATATTGGCCGTCCAGATCTGGTCGCTCGTGTTCCCGCATCTTCACACGCCATAAACGGGAAGATCGAGTAATACACCAAAAAGCCGCCCGCCGGGGATGACGGCGGGCGGCTTAGTCAGTAGTCGTGGGCGCGGGTACATTTTGGACGCCATTAGGTTGCCGAGACCCTCAACCCGCGAGGCCGCTCCCGGCGCGGTAGGGATAGCACATGACGGCAAGATCCGGACCGGTGCACAATCGGATTTATCCAACGGCCACGGCGCGGGAGATCTCCCACCAGCTCGACGTTGCGGACTCATACCTGAACCTCACAGTGGTGCGCTTGTTGGCCGTCGCGTCATTAGGGGCTGCACCTCCTGCGAACCTGCAGTTCGCAGGGTAGGCGTACGTTCTGCCGCCAGTAGCATCCTGGATGAACGTGAGGATCAGCTCTTGGCTGTTCGTCGGGTTGTTCACTGTCGTTGAGGCCGCATTCGCTTGCAGGGTGATGTTGTGCGCATTTCCTTTGGAAACATCGATCGTCACTTCGCCATTCGATGCGAGCGTCTGGCTCGTGGACATGACAGAGCGGATGTTTGTGGGGCCGATCTGGTCCCTTTGGACGTTCTCAATGATCTTCATCGTGGACAGCCCGCCGACCTGCATGAAGGTGTTACCGTTCCCGTCGGCTGAACGGAACTCGTAGGTGTCCCCACCGGTGCTAATGGTGGCGGACTGGGTAACGAATGAACCGTCGGCGAGAGTCACCACTGAACCACCGGAGACGCCCGTGAATGACGTGCCGGTTGTACCGGTATAGCTGATTGTGCCGCCCGCCGTGTACAGGCTGCCGCTGCTCGGGAAGCCTGCCGTCGATACCACGTTCAGCGTCGTCAGCGGAAGGGTCTGGACTCCGGAAACCTTGGCCTTGTACCCGCCAGCCAGTTGTCGCGAGTTGGTCCCGTTGTTGATGCTGCCGCGGAAGACGTTGTATCCGAGGGTGACGTTCGAGCAGTAGCCGAGCGGCACAGAACCGGCTGCCATGTTGAACCATCGGGTATGGAAGTCAAGCCCGGTGATGTTGTATGAGCTGCCCGTATCGCCAAGCTGCACGAGCGTTTCACCCTGGATGTTTTGGCCGTAGATCGAACCGCCGATCCAGCGGACACTCTTCGCGGTGACCCGCATGCCCACGCCGCCCGCGCCGGTTCCATCACAGACGCTGTTAAGGAAGGAAACGTCTTCAGTGCCGAGGTCGAAGTTGTAGAGGCCATTGCCCCAGTTGTGCATGTTGACCACCGAAAGGCTGCCGACGTTGCCCGAGGTGATGAATCCGGAGCCCCCGTTCCGGGCGCAGAACACATTGGACACTTGGGAGTCGTGCGGGCCTTTGAACAGCCATCCGTCGCCCGCTGCGTCAGTGATGCGCAGGTTGGTGAAGTGTGCCTCGTTGTCGTAGCCGGCGCTGGATCCGAACTCGGTGTACAGATTCCGGCCCGCCCCGTTCTGGAGCACAAGATTTTGGAGCCAGTAGGACCGCCCGTAGATCTTGAGAACGTCGCCGCTGCTGTTTCCTGCCTTGTTGCCGTCCAGCACCATGTCATAGACCCCGAAGCGGTTCGGGGTGCTGTACGCCGAGGGGGTGGAGACGCCGGACAGTGCGGCGAAATTGGCGGACTGGATAAGGTCTTGGTTCGCACCAGCCCATAGCCGCAGCGCGGACCCGCGAAAAGGCAGGTTCGCGTTAGTTCCGGAGAACACATCGCCACCGAGCCCCAGCCCGCGCAGGTGCACACCCCCGTAAAGGACCAGTGCCGATGCCGCTCCCGAGGTGTAGACCTCGATGGTGTCACGAATGACAACAGTTCCGCCGCCGGTGGTGTTCGCAGCAATCCCGCCGCCGTTGTTGGCCGCATTGATCGCCGCCTGAACTGCCGCCGCGTTTGCTTGCGCCTGGGCGCTCGTGACGCCCACCCCGTAGTTGACGGTCCCGAAGCCCTCGGGGTAGAAGAACCCCGTCAGAGCGTTGCGTGCCGCCCCCGGAAGTTTCGCATACGTGGCTGAAAGGTCGCTAACGCTCAAGTCGGTCGATGGCCGACCCGCAGCTTGGGCGGGACTCATATCGAGGCCCGACATCGCGAAGGCTCCCGTGGCCGCGGTCGCCAGGGCTCCAAGCCTGAACAGTCCACGGCGTTTGACGCTACCGCCACCCCCCAGTGGCGCACCTCGTTCCCCAGATTCGTTATTCACAGTTTTGATCACCATTCCCAGACACGCTGAAGAGACCCTTGATTAACCAAGAAGACGCGCGTACGCGGTGCACAGCGTCACGTTGATGACGCACCGACGTGTATCGGTCCTCGCTGGTAAATCGACGTGTCCAAAACATACTGTCGCCCGGTTTGCCCGTTCGACAGTACTAACTACGCGTCTTTAGCTGGTAACACTCGCTTTCTGGCACCTATGGGGAGCCTGGCGTCGCCTGCGGGCAACAACGACTACTCCCTTAGGTCCTCGATGGCTGGCACGCCGTCCACAATTCGACCCCTAAGATGAGGTCATGAATATTGGGGGGAAATCCAACCTGCCTAGCTTGACCGGATTGCGTTACTTGGCCGCAGCGTTGGTACTCGTTAGCCATGCTGCGCCAGTTCTAGCCGCCGGCACGGTGATCGATCAATTTGGAAGCGGCGGATACGTCGGGGTCACATT
This genomic interval from Arthrobacter sp. FW306-2-2C-D06B contains the following:
- a CDS encoding DNA polymerase III subunit gamma and tau produces the protein MTVTTALYRRYRPDSFADVIGQEHVTEPLMTALRKNRVNHAYLFSGPRGCGKTTSARILARCLNCAEGPTDTPCGKCNSCVELARGGSGSLDVIEIDAASHGGVDDARDLRERATFAPVRDRYKIFIIDEAHMVTSAGFNALLKIVEEPPEHIKFIFATTEPDKVIGTIRSRTHHYPFRLVPPEPLMQYLELLCQQENVPVAPGVLSLVIRAGGGSVRDSLSVLDQLMAGAGPNGLDYELAVALLGYTHASLLDDVVEAIAASDSATVFRAVDRVIQTGHDPRRFVEDLLERFRDLIIVQAMPESAQAILRGMPADQIARMRSQANNLGAAELSRAADVTNTALTEMTGATSPRLHLELLCARILLPSSEQTERGIAARIDRVERRLNYGGGLPPAEAQTAAEVAAVLSPSAAPTVRAADQAVDQAVERPTSAASPAPAAPALVPPAPLPAEVAEAPAPGRSPSSGEPPREQLTPPRVSTTDWPVDESRQQSNRPTPEQAAQAPSQLPAQAPAARPVAQAPSAQPAADQDRTQSPAAPAQTPEPRQTPEPARAQASAPAPPPAPAQPSRPATGGADVEVIRRAWPEILQTLTKIKRSSWALVGANAQVAQFDGQLLTLAFSTDGLASAFSRADHAENLRQAIHKTIGIDCQITSVVGGNSSGSSEPNPKAPADPTPPVGGGASPVVSSAVDSAWGLAPATQSPAAPEAEKAVAAPALEAAPTQTVSAAQALASTAAPASSAAAAVSSPTAPTDPAADYSYSDDDWGPPRDEDAPPLDEEPPMDWEPAAPPGFTSAPTAGPATRSSASTAAPATASTQASSEKKSKAPEDPWSRAVEHAPGSWVVGSESNVGSAASGISADPEGQANSSSPATPSPVYEPAAAQIPIQAQASVPAPATAPAAEPARSAVALVQAAPAPPAAAPSPAPAPAAPAPAPAPAQGSTPATVPAPSGTGKQSLYQRLSNSPEAMAGREKAPARATVAPGSVVEDIPSADDETIEESGVFGRAAVERILGGKLLEERSLDSMRR
- a CDS encoding tyrosine-type recombinase/integrase; translation: MASIRERSRADGSIKHEVLWRDSDTGKQTSYGLSSSEEALRFKRLIEANGNSLTAVEEILQKISIGGPTVAENMQRHIELLTSAGPDQIKRYGSAIKNHFSGRLGKLPVAAVEHEDVVMWIKYMQGKTYKGEPLSAKTIANHHGLLSASMETAMRLKHRTDNPCRGIKLPKDTATEEKMYFMTAQASLAVVNSHPDRYQVFVSCLRATGARFGEVTAFYADDFDLNGAAPSVRVERAWKRDENNRFYIGPPKTKKSRRTISLPPSFVKDVRPLVEATDPGQHVFHTTYGGPIRHSTFWQFWNDAIETLKYPKDDRPRIHDMRHTHASLMLAGGMSIYELSRRLGHESIQTTIDRYSHLVPDAHFRAIDIAEKALEA
- a CDS encoding SOS response-associated peptidase; protein product: MCGRYVVSKSTADLMAAFDVHESYVDELKPSYNVAPTDAVPLILDRSSGEGEPVTRKLVTARWGLVPSWAKDPKGGARLINARVETVTEKPSFRKAVSARRGLLVGDGYYEWEKKPGGGKIPTYLHDADDQILAFAALFENWPDPALPDGHPEKWLRTATIITTAASDALGHIHDRTPLIVPAEMFSDWLDPETTSEADVRALLDSMPEPHLVPRVVSDKVNYVRNNGPELIEAAA
- a CDS encoding HNH endonuclease produces the protein MNDDDGVTGQRQSKAFELEAKHIALLSPSMGGPRRKSPQKPRKPPPPKVDPPELLIPVSEMTAERWAAWDWPADHLMLPWDKRKVALILWRRDGNICQVCGLKVDISLRKSHPGMASCDHIIPLRRYEAKYDTQHLNVWGNVKLAHLYCNTAHADFDARFIAVEDYRTMLRAATARFESTGSCPPPRTAMLGIDAPLLTPAWEAELLHGRPTGTFGEEWSDTRTEA